A part of Tigriopus californicus strain San Diego chromosome 10, Tcal_SD_v2.1, whole genome shotgun sequence genomic DNA contains:
- the LOC131888347 gene encoding ATP-binding cassette sub-family D member 1-like produces MAVFSRFLDESGKKLGLPVLGITRGVYTACVLSYIIKVGYPKWVQGRKATVKDQDDEETAMATNIVSARQNSVKKGPAVNKEFADRLRRLLKIMIPGFWTKEFGMLSLHTSILICRTFLSIYVAGLEGRMVRFIVQKDVQNFGLMMIKWFGVAIPATFINSLIRFVESQLALAFRTRLVGYAYKLYFKNQTYYRVSNLDSRLENADHCLTDDISAFSSTVAHLYSHISKPMLDSALILFQLFRLSKMQKANSLATPIITTLVTTLTGEVLRWASPKFGKLVSEEANRKGYLRYVHSRIITNAEEIAFYGGQEVELNALQKAYRSMVNQSQKIFNQRLWYVMLEQFLMKYVWAGTGMVVIAIPILTSQQSKMGGEGAVSDRTEYYATAKNLLSSGADAMERLMTAYKEIVELAGYTERVSTLVQVFEDCSVGKYQRTAVSTALKTKGKLELGLSDILQFRDGVPIIRGKIVHTADKSTIKLENVPIVTPNCDIVVPSLTLEVKSGMHLLISGPNGCGKSSLFRIISGLWPVYAGTLRKPPLSSMFYIPQRPYMSVGSLRDQVIYPDTLSDMRAKGLCDNDLESILDIVHLKHIVTREGGWSNIKDWKDILSGGEKQRMGMARLFYHKPQFALLDECTSAVSIDVEGRMYEAAKESNITLLTITHRPSLWKYHTHILKFDGEGGWNLDVLDSGAMLSLNDEKQKLERELASVAKMESRYKEVCALIGTEDQIEQLDDE; encoded by the exons ATGGCGGTGTTCTCCAGATTCTTGGATGAATCTGGTAAGAAATTGGGTTTGCCGGTGTTGGGTATTACCCGTGGTGTGTACACGGCTTGCGTACTCAGCTACATCATCAAAGTTGGTTATCCCAAGTGGGTTCAAGGAAGGAAGGCCACTGTCAAGGACCAAGATGACGAGGAAACGGCGATGGCCACCAATATCGTTTCGGCTCGACAAAACAGCGTCAAGAAGGGACCCGCGGTGAACAAGGAATTTGCCGATAGGCTTCGACGTCTGCTGAAGATCATGATCCCTGGATTCTGGACCAAAGAGTTCGGCATGCTGAGTTTGCACACCTCGATTCTGATTTGTCGCACTTTTCTGTCCATTTATGTGGCGGGATTGGAAGGTCGTATGGTTAGGTTCATCGTTCAAAAGGATGTTCAAAACTTTGGTCTGATGATGATCAAATGGTTTGGGGTGGCTATTCCGGCAACCTTTATCAATTCCTTGATCCGATTTGTCGAAAGTCAATTGGCCTTAGCTTTTCGCACACGGTTGGTGGGCTACGCCTATAAGCTCTACTTCAAAAACCAAACATATTACCG GGTGTCGAACTTGGATTCTCGATTGGAGAATGCAGATCATTGCCTGACGGATGATATCAGCGCTTTTTCCTCCACGGTGGCCCATTTATATTCACACATTTCCAAACCGATGTTGGATTcagctttgattttgtttcagttGTTCAGG CTCTCGAAGATGCAAAAGGCCAATAGCCTGGCTACCCCCATTATCACCACATTGGTGACCACACTGACAGGCGAAGTGCTTCGTTGGGCATCtcccaaatttggaaaactGGTCTCAGAAGAAGCCAACCGAAAAGGCTACCTGCGCTATGTCCATTCTAGGATTATTACTAATGCTGAGGAAATAGCCTTCTACGGTGGACAAGAGGTGGAGTTGAATGCTCTGCAAAAGGCTTATCGATCGATGGTCAACCAGAGTCAGAAGATATTTAATCAACGCCTTTGGTACGTCATGTTGGAACAGTTCCTCATGAAGTACGTTTGGGCAG GAACTGGCATGGTCGTCATCGCCATACCCATCTTGACCAGTCAGCAATCCAAAATGGGCGGGGAAGGCGCTGTTTCCGACCGAACTGAGTACTACGCCACTGCCAAGAACCTCTTGTCCTCCGGAGCTGATGCCATGGAGAGGCTCATGACGGCTTACAAG GAAATTGTGGAGTTGGCCGGGTACACGGAGCGAGTGAGCACGCTGGTCCAAGTCTTTGAAGATTGTTCCGTGGGCAAATACCAACGAACTGCCGTTTCGACTGCACTGAAGACGAAAGGAAAACTTGAGCTCGGACTTTCTGATATTCTCCAATTCCGTGATGGAGTTCCTATCATTCGAGGGAAAATCGTTCATACTGCCGACAAGAGCACCATTAAGCTAGAAAAC GTTCCCATTGTGACCCCCAATTGTGATATTGTGGTTCCCAGTCTCACGTTGGAAGTGAAGTCAGGGATGCATCTGCTGATCAGTGGTCCCAATGGATGCGGAAAGAGCTCTTTGTTCCGTATTATCTCGGGACTGTGGCCTGTGTACGCTGGAACCCTGAGGAAACCTCCGCTCTCGTCCATGTTCTACATCCCACAG CGGCCATACATGTCCGTGGGATCGTTGCGAGATCAAGTGATCTACCCAGACACCTTGTCAGACATGAGGGCCAAGGGCTTATGCGACAATGACTTGGAATCTATTTTGGACATTGTGCATTTAAAACACATTGTCACGCGAGAGGGTGGATGGAGTAACATCAAGGACTGGAAGGATATTCTATCAG GAGGTGAAAAACAACGAATGGGCATGGCTCGTTTGTTCTACCACAAGCCCCAATTCGCACTTTTGGATGAATGCACCTCTGCCGTGAGCATTGACGTCGAAGGCCGCATGTATGAAGCTGCCAAGGAGTCCAATATCACCCTCCTGACAATAACGCACAGGCCATCATTGTGGAAATACCATACCCACATTCTAAAG TTTGACGGCGAAGGCGGATGGAACTTGGATGTTTTGGATTCTGGCGCCATGTTGAGCCTCAACGATGAGAAGCAAAAATTGGAGCGAGAATTGgccagtgttgccaaaatggAAAGTCGCTACAAGGAGGTGTGCGCTCTTATCGGTACGGAGGATCAAATAGAGCAATTGGACGATGAATAA
- the LOC131888353 gene encoding uncharacterized protein LOC131888353, producing the protein MTSWIETLWNSSWARLAIIDFGIQWVGCTLAVAFKTEKFYDLAGSLTFITMSLLSYEWSKHTWRQFIQSHMIVAWAARLGLFLFIRILKDGKDSRFDDAKRQPLKFCAFWNLQGVWVIVTLLPTLFLNDATRDPRLGVRDYLGWTLWAVGMFFEVTADLQKTMFRNQPENKGKFIRSGLWAISRHPNYFGEILLWFGLYISASSVFRGWEFASVLSPIFIYLLITKVSGIPLLEKSADKKWGNLAEYQKYKRSTSVLVPFLNCRPPWRPKSDISFVDDNPTNPDPIDVQSMASQP; encoded by the exons ATGACTTCTTGGATCGAAACCCTGTGGAACTCCTCCTGGGCCCGACTGGCCATCATTGATTTTGGCATCCAATGGGTGGGATGCACTCTCGCCGTGGCTTTCAAAACCGAAAAATTCTATGATCTCGCAG gtTCCTTGACCTTCATCACCATGTCCTTATTAAGTTACGAGTGGAGCAAACATACTTGGCGTCAATTCATCCAATCCCACATGATCGTAGCGTGGGCTGCTCG ACTTGgcttgttcttgttcatccGGATCTTAAAAGATGGAAAGGATAGTCGTTTTGACGACGCCAAACGCCAACCTTTGAAATTTTGTGCCTTCTGGAACTTGCAAG GGGTTTGGGTAATTGTGACGTTATTACCGACCCTGTTCTTAAATGATGCGACTCGAGATCCTCGATTGGGGGTTCGAGACTATTTAGGATGGACCCTATGGGCTGTGGGCATGTTTTTCGAGGTGACTGCTGATCTACAAAAGACCATGTTTCGAAATCAGCCCGAGAACAAG GGCAAGTTCATCCGATCTGGTTTGTGGGCCATCTCCAGACATCCCAATTATTTTGGAGAGATATTGCTTTGGTTTGGATTGTACATCTCGGCTTCCAGTGTGTTCCGTGGCTGGGAATTCGCCTCGGTGCTTTCGCCAATTTTCATCTATTTGCTGATAACCAAAGTGTCTGGAATTCCTCTGTTGGAGAAATCCGCCGACAAGAAATGGGGCAATCTGGCCGAATACCAAAAATACAAACGAAGCACATCTGTCTTGGTTCCATTTCTGAATTG TCGCCCGCCTTGGAGACCCAAATCCGATATCTCATTTGTTGACGATAACCCAACCAATCCTGATCCAATAGACGTGCAATCGATGGCATCGCAGCCTTAA